The region CGCCACGTTGAACACGCCGCAGCACGCCAACCTGGTGGCTGACATCGCCACAGAAATGATAGGGAAGGAGAATGTCGTGCGTGACCTGGTCCCGTCGATGGGCTCGGAGGACTTCTCTTTCATGTTGCAGGCACGGCCCGGCGCCTACTTCCGTCTTGGCCAGGGCGGTGCGGAGTCCGGCTGCACACTGCATAATTCCCACTTCGACTTCAACGACGCGGTGATTCCGCTGGGCAGCGCGATGTTCTGCGCCCTGGCCGAGCGCGGTATGCCGTTGTCGGAATAATTCCGCCGGACACGATGCGGTAAGCTTGCCGGCAGTCCACGATGCCCCGCCCGAGCCACGGCGGGCTGAACCCTCGGGTCGTCGCCCCAAGCGCGCCCGGTTTGAAAGAATGCATGACGATATGACTAGCTCCACGCCCGCGCTTCTGACTATCACGCGCCCCGACGACTGGCACCTGCATCTGCGCGATGGTGACGCGCTGGAAGCTGTCGTCCCCGATACCGCGCGCCAGTTCGGCCGCGCCATCATCATGCCGAACCTGCGGCCGCCGGTGACGACCACCGAGCAGGCCTCGGCCTATCGCGACCGCATCCTGGCTGCCCTGGCCAAGGCCGATGTCAGCGAAGACAGTTTTCAGCCCTTGATGACGCTATATCTGACCGACAATACGTCGGCGGAAGAAATCGTGCGCGCCAAGGCGTCCGGCCTGGTGCATGCCGTGAAGCTGTATCCCGCCGGCGCCACTACCAACTCGGCGGCCGGCGTCACGGACCTGCTGGGCAAGTGCCGACCCGCGCTGGAAGCCCTGCAGAAGCAAGGCATGCCGCTGCTGGTGCACGGCGAAGTGACCGATCCCTCGACCGACGTGTTCGATCGCGAAGCCCTGTTCATCGACCGCGTGATGTTGCCGCTGCGCAAAGCTTTCCCGGAATTGAAGGTGGTGTTCGAGCACATCACCACCAAGGAAGGCGCGCATTACGTGCGTGACGCGGAAGGCCCCATTGCCGCGACCATCACCCCGCAACATCTGCTG is a window of Bordetella sp. N DNA encoding:
- the pyrC gene encoding dihydroorotase, coding for MTSSTPALLTITRPDDWHLHLRDGDALEAVVPDTARQFGRAIIMPNLRPPVTTTEQASAYRDRILAALAKADVSEDSFQPLMTLYLTDNTSAEEIVRAKASGLVHAVKLYPAGATTNSAAGVTDLLGKCRPALEALQKQGMPLLVHGEVTDPSTDVFDREALFIDRVMLPLRKAFPELKVVFEHITTKEGAHYVRDAEGPIAATITPQHLLYNRNAIFIGGVRPHYYCLPILKREDHRVALVEAAVSGSPRFFLGTDSAPHARGLKEHACGCAGCYSALHAMSLYAQAFDAMDALDKLEGFASHYGADFYGLPRNQDTLTLIRKPYTIPEELPYGATTLVPLAAGETLDWQVHS